The following proteins are encoded in a genomic region of Porphyrobacter sp. CACIAM 03H1:
- a CDS encoding VOC family protein produces MIVQRLDHVNIITDRLGETARFYAELLDLEERDGPPPLTPENARWMYDAGGQAILHLNAVGCPRTFERAVTPGAETGAIHHVALRCGEFEEVKARLDARGADYRVNDIPAIGLRQIFTADPNNVLLELNFFAS; encoded by the coding sequence ATGATCGTCCAGCGCCTCGACCATGTGAACATCATCACCGACCGGCTTGGCGAGACCGCGCGCTTCTATGCCGAACTGCTCGATCTCGAGGAGCGCGATGGCCCGCCGCCGCTGACGCCCGAGAACGCGCGGTGGATGTATGACGCGGGCGGGCAGGCGATCCTGCACCTCAACGCGGTGGGTTGCCCGCGCACCTTCGAGCGCGCCGTGACGCCCGGCGCCGAAACCGGCGCGATCCATCATGTCGCACTGCGCTGCGGGGAATTCGAGGAAGTGAAGGCACGGCTCGATGCCCGCGGGGCGGATTACCGGGTCAACGACATCCCCGCGATCGGCCTGAGGCAGATCTTCACCGCCGATCCCAACAACGTGCTGCTCGAGCTGAACTTCTTCGCTAGCTAG
- a CDS encoding WD40/YVTN/BNR-like repeat-containing protein yields the protein MTTRIAAALAALAITAPLAAEQAPAPASAAAPAQAGEWRTFTTEAYRGKRDSVSFVDADHGWYGTGAGDLFATRDGGATWEKVASRPGTFVRAVGFVDRMNGFIGNIGTDYYPGVTDTTPLYRTRDGGRTWEAVDTGAATIKGVCAIDILHTRRIYQGELQPRTVIHAAGRVGGPTGILRSVDGGETWSVIDMTPHAGMILDIKFFDEMTGLVFAATHPDPAQAEGLVLRTEDGGKTWKEVYRSGRPFELIWKASFPEGGATGYATVQSYDPERATQLVIRSDDRGKTWREIEMAQDKTARQFGIGFVSKDVGFVGTAAGGFATKDGGQTWERVPIARAANKFQAVPTGAGVRLYAIGTEVQATDLPR from the coding sequence ATGACAACACGTATCGCCGCCGCGCTCGCCGCGCTGGCCATCACCGCGCCGCTTGCCGCCGAGCAGGCCCCCGCGCCCGCATCCGCCGCCGCGCCTGCTCAGGCGGGCGAATGGCGCACATTCACGACCGAAGCCTATCGCGGCAAACGGGACTCGGTCAGCTTCGTCGATGCGGACCACGGCTGGTACGGCACCGGCGCGGGCGATCTCTTCGCCACCAGGGACGGCGGCGCGACGTGGGAGAAGGTCGCCAGCCGCCCCGGCACGTTCGTGCGCGCGGTCGGCTTCGTCGACCGGATGAACGGCTTCATCGGCAACATCGGCACCGATTACTACCCCGGCGTCACCGACACGACCCCGCTCTATCGCACCCGCGACGGCGGGCGGACATGGGAGGCGGTCGATACCGGCGCGGCGACCATCAAGGGCGTCTGTGCGATCGACATCCTGCATACCCGCCGCATCTATCAGGGCGAGTTGCAACCGCGCACGGTGATCCATGCCGCCGGCAGGGTCGGCGGGCCGACCGGCATCCTGCGCTCGGTCGACGGGGGCGAGACGTGGAGCGTGATCGACATGACGCCGCACGCAGGAATGATCCTCGACATCAAGTTCTTCGACGAAATGACCGGCCTCGTCTTTGCCGCCACCCATCCCGATCCGGCGCAGGCCGAGGGGCTGGTGCTGCGCACTGAGGATGGCGGCAAAACGTGGAAGGAGGTCTACCGCTCGGGCCGCCCCTTCGAGCTGATCTGGAAGGCCAGCTTTCCCGAAGGCGGCGCCACCGGCTACGCTACCGTACAGTCCTACGATCCCGAACGCGCCACCCAGCTCGTCATCCGCAGCGACGACAGAGGCAAGACCTGGCGCGAGATAGAAATGGCGCAGGACAAGACCGCGCGCCAGTTCGGCATCGGCTTCGTCTCGAAGGACGTTGGCTTCGTCGGCACTGCCGCTGGCGGCTTCGCGACGAAGGACGGCGGCCAGACGTGGGAGCGCGTGCCCATTGCGCGGGCGGCGAACAAGTTCCAGGCCGTACCGACAGGGGCAGGGGTCAGGCTCTACGCCATAGGCACCGAGGTGCAGGCGACCGATCTCCCGCGCTAG
- a CDS encoding PQQ-dependent dehydrogenase, methanol/ethanol family, with protein sequence MEFKRWALGAALLLSAGTLANCSQIFGEDGSGEGITAAMLVSADGDAANWISHGRTYSEQRYSPLEGINRENVGQLGLAWYADMDTGRGQEATPLVIDGRLYLTTAWSKVKAFDATTGEKLWEYDPQVPGETAVKACCDVVNRGLAAWGDKLFFGTLDGRLIALDRESGKVAWETVTVDQSKSYTITGAPRVIDGKVIIGNGGAEFGVRGFVAAYDAEDGEQLWKFYTVPEGGPGEDAPAHLKKAAATWNMDVLGANDAIGGGGTVWDSMAYDPDLDLLYIGVGNGSPWNRAYRSPGKDGTGEGDNLYLSSIVAIRPSTGEYVWHYQTTPGETWDFTATQHIMLADMEIDGKPRKVLMQAPKNGFFYVIDRETGQFISAKPYVTVNWATGIDPKTGRPIENPETRVDKTGKPALVTPGALGGHNWHPMAYSPTENLVYIPAFEAGMMYAPEANWKPDRARGFNAGFNLGAGDLPPDGGFRKQVAGTLRGMLVAWDPVAQKARWTVEHPGPWNGGLLATGGGLVFQGTTGSEFNAYDAGTGKKLWSFAAQTGVVAPPVTYTVNGEQYVAVLAGWGGAYALSVDGDIIARKAPVRNISRLLVFKLGGTAKLPPEPALADLPLDPPPSTAAPEVIAVGQAKYGRYCAVCHAPGAVGSTVLPDLRRAGSLESAQAWNAVVEGGALKDNGMASFKGSLSKDEIEAIRAYVIKRANEDKALEAGKKIARR encoded by the coding sequence ATGGAATTCAAGCGATGGGCGCTGGGGGCTGCGCTGTTGCTGTCAGCAGGCACGCTGGCCAATTGCAGCCAGATTTTCGGTGAAGACGGGAGCGGCGAGGGGATCACCGCCGCGATGCTGGTGTCGGCCGACGGCGATGCCGCCAACTGGATCAGCCACGGGCGCACCTATTCCGAACAGCGCTATTCCCCGCTGGAGGGTATCAACCGGGAGAATGTCGGCCAGCTAGGCCTGGCCTGGTATGCCGACATGGACACCGGCCGCGGGCAGGAGGCGACGCCGCTCGTCATCGACGGGAGGCTCTATCTCACCACGGCCTGGAGCAAGGTAAAGGCCTTCGATGCGACCACGGGCGAGAAGCTGTGGGAGTATGACCCGCAGGTTCCCGGCGAGACCGCGGTCAAGGCGTGCTGCGATGTCGTGAACCGCGGGCTTGCGGCCTGGGGCGACAAGCTGTTCTTCGGCACCCTCGATGGCCGCCTGATCGCGCTCGACCGCGAGAGCGGCAAGGTGGCGTGGGAGACGGTCACCGTCGACCAGTCCAAGAGCTACACCATCACCGGCGCGCCGCGGGTGATCGACGGCAAGGTGATCATCGGCAACGGGGGCGCGGAGTTCGGGGTGCGCGGCTTTGTCGCGGCCTATGATGCCGAGGACGGGGAGCAGCTCTGGAAGTTCTACACCGTCCCCGAAGGCGGGCCGGGCGAGGACGCGCCGGCGCATCTCAAGAAGGCGGCGGCCACATGGAACATGGACGTCCTCGGCGCCAATGACGCGATCGGCGGCGGGGGGACGGTGTGGGATTCGATGGCCTACGATCCCGATCTCGACCTGCTCTATATCGGGGTCGGCAACGGCAGTCCGTGGAATCGCGCCTACCGCTCGCCCGGCAAGGACGGGACAGGGGAGGGGGACAACCTCTACCTCTCCAGCATCGTCGCGATCCGCCCTTCGACGGGCGAGTATGTCTGGCACTACCAGACCACGCCCGGTGAGACCTGGGACTTCACCGCCACCCAGCACATCATGCTCGCCGACATGGAGATCGACGGGAAGCCCCGGAAGGTGCTGATGCAGGCCCCCAAGAACGGCTTCTTCTACGTGATCGACCGCGAGACGGGGCAGTTCATCAGCGCCAAACCCTATGTGACGGTCAACTGGGCGACCGGCATCGACCCCAAGACGGGCCGACCGATCGAGAACCCGGAAACACGTGTCGACAAGACCGGCAAGCCTGCGCTTGTCACCCCCGGCGCGCTGGGCGGCCACAACTGGCACCCGATGGCCTACAGCCCGACCGAGAACCTCGTCTACATCCCGGCCTTCGAGGCGGGGATGATGTATGCCCCCGAGGCCAACTGGAAGCCCGATCGCGCACGCGGCTTCAATGCCGGGTTCAACCTCGGCGCGGGCGACCTGCCGCCCGACGGGGGCTTCCGCAAGCAGGTCGCGGGCACGCTGCGGGGGATGCTGGTGGCATGGGACCCGGTGGCGCAGAAGGCGCGCTGGACGGTCGAGCACCCGGGGCCGTGGAACGGGGGGCTGCTGGCGACCGGCGGCGGCCTCGTCTTCCAGGGCACCACAGGGAGCGAATTCAACGCCTATGATGCTGGCACCGGCAAGAAGCTGTGGAGCTTCGCCGCCCAGACCGGCGTGGTCGCGCCGCCCGTCACCTACACCGTGAACGGGGAACAATATGTCGCCGTGCTGGCCGGCTGGGGCGGGGCCTATGCCCTGTCGGTCGATGGCGACATCATCGCGCGCAAGGCGCCGGTGCGGAACATCTCGCGCCTGCTCGTCTTCAAGCTCGGCGGCACCGCCAAGCTGCCGCCCGAGCCCGCGCTCGCCGACCTGCCCCTCGACCCGCCGCCAAGCACCGCCGCGCCGGAGGTCATCGCCGTCGGGCAGGCCAAGTACGGCCGCTACTGCGCCGTCTGCCACGCGCCGGGCGCGGTCGGCTCGACCGTGCTCCCGGACCTGCGCCGCGCCGGATCACTCGAAAGCGCGCAGGCGTGGAACGCGGTGGTCGAGGGCGGCGCGCTCAAGGACAACGGTATGGCGAGCTTCAAGGGCTCTTTGTCGAAAGACGAGATCGAGGCGATCCGCGCCTATGTCATCAAGCGCGCCAACGAAGACAAGGCGCTGGAGGCGGGGAAGAAAATCGCCCGCCGATAG
- a CDS encoding dienelactone hydrolase family protein — protein MCDESKLAEWARATVSRRQFGALTGAAALAACASGESESLAQPLPGLKERGVNFETADGRMDGFLVQPESGTHPAVILWPDIAGIREAKRNIARKLAGAGYAVLVVNPYYRDVTGEQFADFAAFIAQGGFQKVGPWRGKLNAETIMRDAKAITDWLDRQEGVDQARGIGTQGYCMGGPFTVWSAAAVPSRIKAAASFHGGGLVRADAPMSPHKVLGEVDAALLIAVAQDDDAKDPADKTTFAEAAKAADVDAIVTVYPGNHGWMVSDSPAYDATAAARGEADLKALYARALA, from the coding sequence ATGTGCGATGAAAGCAAGCTGGCCGAATGGGCGCGGGCGACTGTCAGCCGCCGCCAGTTCGGCGCGCTCACCGGCGCGGCGGCGCTGGCCGCCTGCGCGAGCGGTGAAAGCGAGAGCCTGGCCCAGCCCCTCCCCGGCCTCAAGGAGCGCGGTGTCAATTTCGAGACCGCCGATGGCCGGATGGACGGCTTTCTCGTCCAGCCCGAAAGCGGCACCCATCCCGCGGTGATCCTGTGGCCGGACATTGCCGGCATCCGCGAGGCCAAGCGCAACATCGCCCGCAAGCTGGCGGGCGCCGGTTACGCGGTGCTGGTGGTGAACCCCTATTACCGCGACGTCACCGGCGAACAGTTCGCCGATTTCGCCGCCTTCATTGCGCAAGGCGGCTTCCAGAAGGTCGGTCCGTGGCGCGGCAAGCTCAATGCCGAGACGATCATGCGCGACGCCAAGGCGATCACCGACTGGCTCGACCGGCAGGAGGGCGTCGATCAGGCGCGCGGGATCGGGACGCAGGGCTATTGCATGGGCGGACCCTTCACTGTCTGGAGCGCGGCCGCCGTGCCTTCGCGCATCAAGGCGGCGGCGAGCTTCCACGGTGGCGGGCTGGTGCGCGCCGATGCCCCGATGAGCCCGCACAAGGTCCTCGGCGAAGTCGATGCCGCACTGCTGATCGCTGTGGCGCAGGACGATGACGCCAAGGACCCCGCCGACAAGACCACCTTTGCCGAGGCCGCCAAGGCCGCCGATGTCGACGCGATCGTCACCGTTTATCCCGGCAATCACGGCTGGATGGTGTCCGACAGCCCCGCCTACGACGCCACCGCCGCCGCGCGCGGCGAGGCGGACCTCAAGGCGCTCTACGCGAGGGCACTGGCCTAA
- a CDS encoding TonB-dependent siderophore receptor, protein MTKSRALLALTLSGAALPFIHAPLAAEDSADTASESETQDNILITATRPAYRGEFEPLEVPQAEQVIGPQQLRDINALDLNSALDLAASVARQNNFGGLWNSFAVRGFVGDENLPSNYLVNGFNAGRGFAGPRDLSGIEAVEILKGPRAALFGRGEPGGTVNLVTKRPRFESAGEIRLLAGSFDTYRADADLQTTLGDAVGVRFAGFYEDAGSFRDTVETERYGFMPSVAVKLGEATRIVYELEYARQEVPFDRGVVAVNGQLGVIPRSRFLGEPGEGPNVAEVLGHQIELQHDFNDNWSALVGVNYRDTSLLGTSTEAELTASRQRLLRDGRTLTRQRRLRDYDATYFVARAELAGNFTTGDVTHRVLIGADTDRFENDQVFLRARGPTLASNPTEQQLQAIDIFNPVYGRFPLATLAPLTNQVEVQNATGVYAQYQVGISETFELRVGGRYDDYDQRLTNRANGRVREAGENRFSPQVGAVWRATPEISIYATYGENYRPLSGADFTGNPFDPNLSESLEGGIKYAAASGRLTATASVFSIQQGNILVADPVNAGFTVAGGEAQSRGFEFDLEGELAPGLDLWVSYAYVDAEIENDVADPDFGKLIRAGDRLLNIPEHTLSVQLAYSTEVAGRDVRFGGGVLHVSERLGEVGTTFELPDYTLARLFAEAELTEGVRLRVDVDNLFDTTWYSNSFSQLWVQPGTPRNARVIASFAF, encoded by the coding sequence ATGACCAAGAGCCGTGCCCTGCTGGCGCTCACCCTTTCGGGTGCCGCGCTTCCCTTCATCCATGCCCCGCTCGCTGCGGAAGACAGCGCCGACACTGCCAGCGAAAGCGAAACCCAGGACAACATCCTGATCACCGCCACCCGCCCGGCCTATCGCGGCGAATTCGAACCGCTCGAGGTGCCGCAGGCCGAGCAGGTGATCGGCCCGCAGCAGCTGCGCGACATCAACGCGCTCGACCTCAATTCCGCTCTCGACCTTGCGGCCTCGGTCGCGCGGCAGAACAATTTCGGCGGGCTGTGGAACAGCTTCGCGGTGCGCGGCTTCGTGGGTGACGAGAACCTGCCGAGCAACTACCTCGTCAACGGCTTCAATGCCGGGCGCGGTTTCGCCGGACCGCGCGACCTTTCCGGGATCGAGGCGGTCGAGATCCTGAAAGGCCCGCGCGCCGCGCTGTTCGGGCGCGGCGAGCCGGGGGGCACGGTCAACCTCGTAACCAAGCGCCCCCGCTTCGAGAGTGCGGGCGAGATCCGCCTGCTTGCCGGCTCCTTCGACACCTACCGCGCCGATGCCGACCTCCAGACCACGCTGGGCGATGCCGTCGGCGTGCGCTTCGCCGGGTTCTACGAGGACGCAGGCTCTTTCCGCGACACGGTCGAGACCGAGCGTTACGGCTTCATGCCCTCGGTCGCGGTGAAGCTCGGGGAGGCGACCCGGATCGTCTACGAGCTCGAATATGCCCGTCAGGAGGTCCCCTTCGACCGCGGCGTCGTGGCGGTGAACGGCCAGCTCGGCGTGATCCCGCGCAGCCGCTTTCTTGGCGAGCCCGGCGAAGGGCCGAACGTCGCAGAGGTGCTCGGCCACCAGATCGAGCTGCAGCACGATTTCAACGACAACTGGAGCGCGCTCGTCGGGGTGAACTATCGCGACACCTCGCTGCTCGGGACCTCGACCGAGGCCGAGCTGACCGCCAGCCGCCAGCGCTTGCTGCGCGACGGGCGCACACTCACCCGCCAGCGCCGCCTGCGCGATTACGATGCGACCTATTTCGTCGCCCGCGCCGAATTGGCGGGCAACTTCACCACCGGCGATGTCACCCACCGCGTGCTGATCGGCGCGGATACCGACCGCTTCGAGAACGATCAGGTGTTCCTGCGGGCGCGCGGGCCGACGCTGGCGAGCAACCCGACCGAGCAGCAGCTTCAGGCGATCGACATCTTCAACCCCGTCTATGGCCGCTTCCCGCTCGCAACCCTGGCCCCGCTCACCAACCAGGTCGAGGTGCAGAACGCGACCGGCGTCTATGCCCAGTATCAGGTCGGTATCTCCGAGACCTTCGAACTGCGCGTCGGTGGGCGCTATGACGATTACGACCAGCGCCTCACCAACCGTGCCAACGGGCGGGTGCGGGAGGCGGGCGAGAACCGCTTCAGCCCGCAGGTCGGCGCGGTGTGGCGGGCGACCCCCGAGATCTCGATCTATGCCACCTATGGCGAAAACTACCGCCCGCTGTCGGGCGCGGATTTCACGGGCAATCCCTTCGATCCCAACCTGTCGGAAAGCCTCGAGGGCGGGATCAAGTATGCCGCCGCCAGCGGCCGCCTCACCGCCACGGCGAGCGTCTTCTCGATCCAGCAGGGCAACATCCTCGTCGCCGACCCGGTCAATGCCGGCTTCACTGTCGCGGGCGGCGAGGCGCAGAGCCGCGGCTTTGAATTCGACCTCGAGGGAGAGCTCGCCCCCGGCCTCGATCTGTGGGTGTCCTATGCCTATGTCGATGCCGAGATCGAGAACGACGTCGCCGACCCCGACTTCGGCAAGCTGATCCGCGCCGGTGACCGGCTGCTCAACATCCCCGAACACACGCTGAGCGTCCAGCTCGCCTATTCGACGGAAGTGGCCGGCCGCGACGTGCGCTTCGGCGGCGGGGTGCTGCACGTCAGCGAGCGGCTGGGCGAGGTCGGCACGACCTTCGAACTGCCCGACTACACCCTCGCCCGCCTGTTCGCGGAAGCCGAGCTGACCGAAGGCGTGCGGTTGCGAGTGGATGTCGACAACCTGTTCGACACCACCTGGTACAGCAATTCCTTCTCGCAGCTCTGGGTGCAGCCCGGCACGCCGCGCAACGCCCGCGTCATCGCCAGCTTCGCCTTCTGA
- a CDS encoding ABC transporter ATP-binding protein produces MPPALEARSLSLVRDGTTVLNDVSFAVAPGEVYALLGGNGAGKSTTLLTFLGFLAPSGGEVLVAGRPVTQDIEAARGAIAYLPEAAALYGHLDAYENLGYFLDLAGRRVDRAAMDAALDQVALPVEARGRRMQSYSKGMRQKTAIALALLRDTPILLLDEPTSGLDPVAIDEFHAMVKALAAAGRTVLMVTHDVYGACQVADRVGLLRAGRLVGSFEAEPGARIDTETVHAAFAAREAA; encoded by the coding sequence ATGCCGCCTGCTCTTGAAGCGCGTTCGCTGTCGCTGGTCCGCGACGGGACCACCGTTCTGAACGACGTCTCCTTCGCAGTCGCCCCGGGCGAGGTCTATGCCCTGCTCGGCGGCAACGGCGCGGGCAAGTCGACGACGCTGCTGACCTTCCTCGGCTTCCTTGCCCCCTCGGGCGGCGAGGTGCTGGTCGCGGGTCGTCCGGTCACGCAGGATATCGAGGCAGCGCGCGGCGCCATCGCCTACCTGCCCGAAGCCGCCGCGCTCTACGGCCATCTCGATGCATACGAGAACCTCGGCTATTTCCTCGATCTGGCCGGGCGCCGGGTCGACCGCGCCGCGATGGACGCCGCGCTCGACCAGGTCGCGCTCCCGGTCGAGGCGCGCGGGCGGCGAATGCAGTCCTATTCCAAGGGGATGCGCCAGAAGACCGCGATCGCGCTCGCCCTGCTGCGCGACACCCCGATCCTGCTGCTCGACGAGCCGACCTCCGGCCTCGATCCGGTGGCGATCGACGAATTCCACGCGATGGTGAAGGCGCTGGCGGCAGCGGGGCGCACGGTGCTGATGGTGACGCACGATGTCTATGGCGCGTGCCAGGTCGCCGACCGCGTCGGCCTGCTGCGCGCCGGACGGCTGGTGGGAAGTTTCGAGGCGGAGCCCGGCGCGCGGATCGACACCGAGACCGTCCACGCCGCCTTTGCCGCACGCGAGGCGGCATGA